A genomic stretch from Nocardia wallacei includes:
- a CDS encoding arginine repressor codes for MRAGKAGAKAGPAIARTRAGRQQRIVELLSANAVRSQIELAALLAAEGIETTQATLSRDLDELGAVKLRAADGGAGIYVVPEDGSPVRGVTGGTDRLSKLLGDLLVSTDHSGNIAVLRTPPGAAHFLASALDRAALPEVVGTIAGDDTVAVIAREPLTGAELAAKIEQLA; via the coding sequence GTGAGGGCGGGCAAGGCGGGGGCGAAGGCGGGCCCCGCGATCGCGCGGACGCGGGCCGGGCGGCAGCAGCGCATCGTGGAGTTGTTGTCCGCCAACGCGGTTCGCAGTCAGATCGAACTGGCGGCGCTGCTGGCGGCGGAGGGCATCGAGACCACCCAGGCCACGCTGTCGCGTGATCTCGACGAACTGGGTGCGGTGAAACTTCGCGCGGCCGACGGCGGCGCGGGGATCTATGTGGTCCCCGAGGACGGCAGCCCGGTCCGCGGCGTCACCGGCGGCACCGACCGTTTGTCGAAGCTTCTCGGCGATCTGCTGGTCTCCACCGACCACAGCGGCAACATCGCCGTGCTGCGCACGCCGCCGGGCGCCGCCCACTTCCTGGCCAGCGCCCTGGACCGCGCCGCCCTGCCCGAGGTGGTCGGCACCATCGCCGGTGACGACACCGTCGCGGTGATCGCCCGCGAACCCCTCACCGGCGCG
- the argB gene encoding acetylglutamate kinase, whose translation MSTPLTQGLSALDKAHVLAGALPWLQKFRDKIVVVKYGGNAMVDDDLKQAFAADMAFLRTVGVHPVVVHGGGPQISAMLRKLGLEGTFRGGFRVTTPEVLDVVRMVLFGQVGRELVGLINAHGPYAVGISGEDARLFTATRRTVTVDGVATDIGLVGDVTSVNPDAVLDLISAGRIPVVSTIAPDADGVVHNINADTAAAALAEGIGAEKLVVLTDVEGLYTNWPDRSSLTTHIDSTELAALLPSLDAGMVPKMEACLRAVQGGVPTAHVIDGRVPHAVLLELFTGEGIGTMVTPPDTGTTTP comes from the coding sequence ATGAGTACGCCCCTGACGCAAGGGCTTTCGGCCCTGGACAAGGCGCACGTGCTCGCGGGCGCGCTGCCGTGGCTGCAGAAGTTCCGCGACAAGATCGTCGTGGTGAAGTACGGCGGCAACGCCATGGTGGACGACGATCTCAAACAGGCCTTCGCGGCGGACATGGCGTTCCTGCGCACCGTCGGCGTGCATCCGGTGGTGGTGCACGGCGGCGGCCCGCAGATCAGTGCGATGCTGCGAAAGCTGGGTCTCGAGGGCACCTTTCGCGGCGGCTTCCGTGTCACCACCCCCGAGGTGCTGGACGTGGTGCGGATGGTGCTGTTCGGTCAGGTCGGCCGCGAGCTGGTCGGGCTGATCAACGCGCACGGCCCGTACGCGGTCGGGATCTCCGGGGAGGACGCGCGGCTGTTCACCGCGACGCGGCGCACCGTCACGGTCGACGGGGTGGCCACCGATATCGGTCTGGTGGGCGATGTCACCTCGGTGAATCCCGACGCGGTGCTCGATCTCATCAGCGCCGGGCGCATTCCGGTGGTGTCGACCATCGCCCCCGACGCCGACGGCGTGGTACACAACATCAACGCCGACACCGCGGCGGCAGCGCTGGCCGAGGGAATCGGAGCGGAGAAGCTGGTGGTACTCACCGATGTGGAAGGGCTGTACACGAATTGGCCCGACCGGTCCTCGCTGACCACGCACATCGACAGCACCGAACTGGCGGCCCTGCTCCCGAGCCTGGACGCCGGGATGGTGCCGAAGATGGAGGCGTGCCTGCGCGCTGTGCAGGGAGGCGTGCCGACCGCGCACGTGATCGATGGGCGGGTACCACATGCGGTCCTGCTCGAACTGTTCACCGGGGAAGGCATCGGAACGATGGTGACCCCGCCCGACACAGGAACGACAACGCCATGA
- a CDS encoding acetylornithine transaminase, which translates to MSTQELQQRWSSALMNNYGTPKLALVRGAGAVVYDADGNRYVDLLGGIAVNSLGHAHPAILEAVTQQLGTLGHVSNLYATEPVIELAERLLAHFGDGTGRAFFCNSGTEAVEAAFKIARLTGRRKIIACDDAFHGRTMGALALTGQPSKRTPFEPLPAGVVHVPYGNADALAAAVDEDTAAVFLEPILGESGVVVPPLDYLAEARVITSHFGALLVLDEVQTGIGRTGTFFAHQAAGVVPDVVTLAKGLGGGMPIGAVLAQGPAAELFTPGLHGTTFGGNPVCAAAALAVLRTIDETGLLAHVEAVGKTLIDGIDELRHPLIDHVRGAGLLIGIQLTHDVSAQVEAFARASGYLVNPAKPDVIRLAPPLVLTEGQAENFLSALPVILDAALREADL; encoded by the coding sequence ATGAGCACACAGGAATTGCAGCAGCGCTGGTCGTCCGCGCTGATGAACAACTACGGCACCCCGAAGCTCGCGCTGGTGCGCGGCGCCGGCGCGGTGGTCTACGACGCCGACGGCAACCGCTATGTCGACCTGCTCGGCGGCATCGCGGTGAACAGCCTCGGGCACGCGCATCCGGCGATCCTGGAGGCGGTCACCCAGCAGCTCGGCACGCTCGGGCACGTATCGAATCTGTATGCCACCGAGCCGGTGATCGAACTGGCCGAGCGGCTGCTGGCGCATTTCGGCGACGGCACCGGCCGCGCCTTCTTCTGCAACTCCGGCACCGAGGCGGTCGAGGCGGCGTTCAAGATCGCCCGGCTGACCGGGCGGCGCAAGATCATCGCCTGCGACGACGCCTTCCACGGCCGCACCATGGGCGCGCTGGCGCTGACCGGGCAGCCGTCGAAGCGCACGCCGTTCGAGCCGTTGCCCGCGGGCGTCGTGCACGTCCCGTACGGCAATGCCGACGCGCTGGCCGCGGCGGTCGACGAGGACACCGCCGCGGTGTTCCTGGAACCGATCCTGGGCGAGAGCGGTGTCGTGGTGCCGCCGCTGGACTACCTGGCCGAGGCCCGCGTCATCACCTCGCACTTCGGGGCGCTGCTGGTGCTCGACGAGGTGCAGACCGGGATCGGGCGCACCGGAACGTTTTTCGCGCATCAGGCGGCGGGCGTGGTGCCCGACGTGGTCACGCTGGCCAAGGGCCTGGGCGGCGGGATGCCGATCGGCGCGGTGCTGGCGCAGGGCCCCGCGGCCGAGCTGTTCACGCCGGGACTGCACGGCACCACCTTCGGCGGCAACCCGGTGTGCGCGGCCGCCGCGCTGGCGGTGTTGCGCACCATCGACGAGACCGGCCTGCTCGCCCACGTGGAAGCGGTCGGCAAGACGCTCATCGACGGCATCGACGAACTCCGCCACCCGCTGATCGATCACGTGCGCGGCGCCGGGCTGCTCATCGGGATCCAGCTGACGCATGACGTTTCGGCGCAGGTGGAGGCCTTCGCGCGGGCGTCGGGCTATCTGGTGAACCCCGCCAAGCCCGACGTCATCCGGCTGGCGCCGCCGCTGGTGCTGACCGAGGGACAGGCCGAGAACTTCCTGTCCGCCCTGCCCGTGATCCTCGACGCCGCGCTACGGGAGGCAGACCTGTGA
- the argF gene encoding ornithine carbamoyltransferase: protein MSIRHFLRDDDVTPAEQAEILALAAELKKSPYAHRPLEGPRGVGVIFEKNSTRTRFSFEVGIAQLGGHAVVVDGRDTQLGREETLADTGRVLSRYVDAVVWRTFAQERLDEMASAATVPVINALSDEFHPCQVLADLQTLTERKGTLAGRRLTYLGDGANNMSHSLLLGGVTAGLHVTIAAPAGFEPAEQVVEAARKRAAETGATITVTDDPVAAATGADALVTDTWTSMGQENDGLDRVGPFRPFRLDGALLSHAAPDAVVLHCLPAHRGEEITDEVLDGRHSVVWDEAENRLHAQKALLVWLLSRRAGDPR from the coding sequence GTGAGTATCCGCCATTTCCTCCGCGACGACGACGTCACGCCCGCCGAGCAGGCCGAAATCCTCGCTCTGGCAGCGGAATTGAAGAAGTCGCCGTACGCGCACCGGCCGCTGGAGGGTCCGCGCGGGGTCGGGGTGATCTTCGAGAAGAACTCCACCCGCACCCGGTTCTCCTTCGAGGTCGGCATCGCCCAGCTCGGCGGCCACGCCGTGGTGGTGGACGGCCGCGACACCCAGCTGGGCCGCGAGGAGACCCTCGCGGACACCGGCCGGGTGCTCTCGCGCTACGTCGACGCGGTGGTATGGCGGACCTTCGCACAAGAGCGCCTGGACGAGATGGCCTCGGCGGCAACGGTTCCGGTGATCAACGCGCTGTCCGACGAATTCCATCCGTGCCAGGTACTGGCGGATCTGCAGACCCTCACCGAGCGCAAGGGGACGCTGGCCGGGCGGCGGCTCACCTACCTCGGTGACGGCGCCAACAACATGTCGCACTCGCTGCTGCTGGGCGGCGTGACGGCGGGGCTGCACGTGACGATCGCCGCGCCCGCGGGTTTCGAGCCCGCCGAGCAGGTGGTCGAGGCCGCCCGCAAGCGGGCCGCCGAGACCGGCGCGACGATCACCGTCACCGACGACCCGGTGGCGGCGGCGACCGGCGCCGACGCGCTCGTCACCGACACGTGGACGTCGATGGGTCAGGAGAACGACGGCCTGGACCGGGTGGGCCCGTTCCGCCCGTTCCGGCTCGACGGTGCGCTGCTGTCCCACGCCGCCCCGGATGCCGTTGTGCTGCACTGTCTTCCGGCACACCGCGGCGAGGAGATCACCGACGAGGTGCTGGACGGCCGGCACAGCGTGGTCTGGGACGAGGCGGAGAACCGCCTGCACGCCCAGAAGGCGCTGCTGGTGTGGCTGTTGTCCCGGCGTGCCGGTGATCCCCGGTGA